The Silene latifolia isolate original U9 population chromosome Y, ASM4854445v1, whole genome shotgun sequence sequence CTCTCTATAATCGCATAGTAGTTAGTTGGACTccctataatcgctcgaaaaaagcttcctttaataatatagatagatattaatattgattttgtgatttatgtatatatatattttttaatattttattctaaAATAAAAAAGCAACCGTATCAGATAACGTATATCCGGTTTCATATTTTGCCGAtccttatccgatacggtttttaaAGAACCCTATTGGATATCCGGAAATTcgtatcggatatccggaaaTCCGTACGAGCGAAACAACAAATATTTAACTAACACGGTATTAATGTACAACAGAAACATGCAACAGAATTTCTCAAGAGCAGATTAATGTCCGTGAGTTTGAAATGAAGTAACCGGCACCTAGCAAGAGACATGTCCGTTACCATGCTAAGTGAATCCTGTATGAGACGCTCAACAATTCTGATCAGCACAAATCTTAAGCATTCCTCGATTCATAGTACGGTTAATGTGTTGATCTACATAGAAGACGCTCTCATACAGTACCAGGCTGATTACCTCCAAGTCGAACCACCTAATCTGATAACTTCTTCGGAGCCGCTGTCCTTGAACCCTCTTCCTGTACTGGCATCACCTTTTTGTTCACTTAGATCACCATACAAATCTTTGAGCTTAGCCAGATTGCTAGACACACTagccttttctttttctttgccTGCATCTCTCTGAGAGCTGGAATGAACATCAAAGCGTTCACTAGGAGTTTGGCGGCTACGACTTCTACTCCTACTCATTCTGCTCCTGCTTCTTCGAGAGCGGTAATCGCTATGTCTGCCATTGCCCCGATCCCTTCTACTCCCCTCCCTCTCTGAGTACCGAGGTCTGTCATAATCCCTCCTCCGATCTCTATCTCTATCTCTATCATAATCCCGGTAACGATCCCGAGCCCGATCTCCATCACAGTCACGAATATCTCGGTCACTATATCCATTCCAATCT is a genomic window containing:
- the LOC141633743 gene encoding pre-mRNA splicing factor SR-like 1 isoform X2; amino-acid sequence: MTTMGVYVRDLLLGQYYFDTLFPRVPVPVLRQITSNLEKMNLPTKPSGSIGDNSRFGSEDTARRPPSVKAALSVSFGQRAPHRASTRDSSPVRRALPPSSYDDGGRDDSRRSPSRHRSQSRDLSDRDYMDRDRYRDRDRGRDWNGYSDRDIRDCDGDRARDRYRDYDRDRDRDRRRDYDRPRYSEREGSRRDRGNGRHSDYRSRRSRSRMSRSRSRSRQTPSERFDVHSSSQRDAGKEKEKASVSSNLAKLKDLYGDLSEQKGDASTGRGFKDSGSEEVIRLGGSTWR